The following are from one region of the Nymphaea colorata isolate Beijing-Zhang1983 chromosome 7, ASM883128v2, whole genome shotgun sequence genome:
- the LOC116257192 gene encoding acyl-CoA--sterol O-acyltransferase 1-like, whose translation MSPRSSDLDALLRAFLSTVASLTFVHIVVSRLPKNLPRLIATLPIFYLFFLLPWLFSSIAHRTICAFFLSWICNLRLLLFCFDSGPLLLHRHSLRHFVAFAALPIQIRQPHSRPSEDQQHVQQDRHHQHSWGTTLLRVALAQSITFLSLAALSTDYAQRRPELAFPPLYTLLMFSVLDVHVAAWTVLARLFLDVELEPQFDRPYRSTSLGGFWGHRWNLIVAATLKPAVYRPVRSACSRLMGSMPARLVAILATFLVSGLMHELMLYYLSMEYPTWEWTGFFVLHGFLIAGELCLKWALGPVALPRALQVALTLTLLYASAVWLFYPPVIRIGVGSKASAEVQSTFGGLLSRV comes from the coding sequence ATGAGTCCGAGATCGAGCGATCTCGACGCGCTGCTGAGAGCCTTCCTCTCGACCGTCGCCTCCCTCACCTTCGTTCACATCGTCGTGTCCAGGCTCCCCAAGAACCTCCCCCGCCTCATCGCCACCCTCCCCATCTTCTACCTCTTCTTCCTACTCCCCTGGCTCTTCTCCTCCATAGCCCACCGCACAATCTGCGCCTTCTTCCTCTCATGGATCTGCAACCTCAGGCTCCTCCTCTTCTGCTTCGACTCCGgccccctcctcctccaccgcCATTCCCTCCGCCACTTCGTCGCCTTCGCCGCCCTCCCCATCCAGATCAGGCAGCCGCACAGCAGACCGAGCGAAGACCAGCAGCACGTGCAGCAGGACCGCCACCATCAGCATTCCTGGGGGACGACGCTGCTTAGAGTTGCGCTCGCGCAATCCATCACGTTCCTCTCCCTCGCCGCCTTGTCCACCGACTACGCACAGCGGCGGCCGGAGCTAGCCTTCCCCCCGCTCTACACCCTGCTGATGTTCTCCGTCCTCGACGTCCATGTGGCCGCCTGGACCGTCCTGGCGCGCCTGTTCCTAGACGTCGAGCTCGAGCCGCAGTTCGACCGGCCTTACCGCTCGACGTCGCTCGGCGGGTTCTGGGGCCACCGCTGGAACCTCATCGTAGCCGCCACCCTCAAGCCCGCCGTGTACCGGCCCGTCCGGTCCGCGTGCTCGCGCCTGATGGGCTCCATGCCGGCGCGCCTCGTGGCGATTCTGGCGACCTTCCTGGTGTCCGGGCTCATGCACGAGCTGATGCTGTACTACCTGAGCATGGAGTACCCGACGTGGGAGTGGACCGGATTCTTTGTCCTCCACGGCTTCCTTATCGCCGGAGAGCTCTGCCTGAAGTGGGCCTTGGGCCCCGTCGCGCTGCCCCGCGCCCTCCAAGTGGCCCTCACGCTGACCTTGCTCTATGCATCGGCGGTGTGGCTCTTTTACCCGCCGGTGATACGGATCGGCGTGGGCTCGAAGGCCTCGGCTGAGGTCCAGTCCACTTTTGGCGGGCTGCTAAGTCGCGTCTAG
- the LOC116257928 gene encoding probable long-chain-alcohol O-fatty-acyltransferase 5, which yields MSDLNAVARVWISAIAALIYVYTVVSRLPKNLPRLIATLPIVYLFLLLPWQISSVHFRGGTAFCLAWMSNFKLLLLCFDSGPLPLHRHSLRRFLALAALPVDAKQSDPRQVHPHPENDRRPLLSRTLPRFALACALIVPSLKACASDFAQRHRAAVLPVLYTLVLFCNLEVLLVASAVPARLLLALELQPQVDQPYRATSLADFWGRRWNLAVPTILRPAVYCPARWAWSRLVGSSTARLAAMLTAFLVSGLMHELMLYYLTLEPPTWEWAAFFVLQGFLASGELYFKSVVGFPELPRLVSLLMTMAVLYVTAAWLFYPPLIRASFDVIFATDLRSAMDGLPTSLLQVLS from the coding sequence ATGAGCGACCTCAACGCGGTGGCGAGAGTGTGGATCTCGGCCATCGCCGCCCTGATCTACGTCTACACCGTCGTCTCCAGGCTGCCCAAGAACCTCCCCCGCCTCATCGCCACCCTCCCCATCGTCTACCTCTTCCTCTTGCTACCCTGGCAAATCTCATCCGTCCACTTCCGCGGAGGTACCGCCTTCTGCCTCGCCTGGATGTCCAACTTCAagctcctcctcctctgcttcGATTCCGGTCCCCTCCCCCTCCACCGCCACTCCCTTCGCCGATTTCTCGCCCTCGCCGCCCTCCCCGTCGATGCCAAACAGTCCGACCCAAGGCAAGTGCATCCCCACCCTGAGAATGACCGGCGCCCCCTTCTGTCGAGGACCCTGCCCAGATTCGCTCTCGCCTGTGCTCTCATTGTCCCGTCCCTCAAGGCCTGCGCCAGCGACTTCGCCCAGCGTCACCGCGCCGCCGTCCTCCCCGTGCTCTACACGCTGGTGTTGTTCTGCAACCTCGAGGTACTCCTGGTCGCCTCTGCCGTCCCGGCGCGCCTGCTTCTGGCCCTGGAGCTCCAGCCTCAGGTCGACCAGCCCTACCGGGCGACATCGCTTGCGGACTTCTGGGGTCGCCGCTGGAACCTCGCCGTCCCGACCATCCTCAGGCCCGCCGTGTACTGTCCCGCCCGCTGGGCCTGGTCGCGCCTGGTGGGCTCGAGCACGGCGCGCCTGGCGGCGATGCTGACCGCCTTCCTGGTGTCTGGGCTCATGCACGAGCTCATGCTGTACTACCTGACCCTCGAGCCGCCGACATGGGAGTGGGCCGCCTTCTTTGTGCTGCAGGGCTTTCTCGCCTCTGGGGAGCTCTATTTCAAGTCGGTCGTCGGGTTTCCCGAGCTCCCTCGGCTCGTCAGTCTGCTCATGACCATGGCCGTGCTCTACGTGACGGCGGCGTGGCTGTTCTATCCGCCACTGATCAGAGCAAGCTTCGACGTGATATTCGCGACCGACCTCCGGTCGGCCATGGACGGGCTGCCCACGTCACTTCTTCAAGTTCTTAGTTAA
- the LOC116257929 gene encoding uncharacterized protein LOC116257929 yields MAFSVRHLLSPTSVSAVYLGPLPVIGLPLHCHLHMSDLRYGGLIKILNCTYQTQPKDTRPRQGNGSGYGALGTNQQGKDCSIEKIQEEVSKETRESSDEY; encoded by the exons ATGGCATTCTCCGTCCGTCATCTGCTTTCTCCCACCTCCGTCTCAGCGGTGTATCTCGGCCCTCTCCCTGTTATTGGTCTCCCTCTTCACTGTCATTTGCATATGTCGGACCTAAGGTACGGTGGGCTAATTAAGATCCTCAACTGCACTTATCAGACACAACCTAAAGACACT AGGCCGAGGCAAGGCAATGGTTCGGGCTATGGAGCCCTTGGAACTAATCAACAGGGAAAGGATTGTAG CATAGAAAAGATCCAGGAAGAAGTTTctaaagaaacaagagaaagtaGTGATGAGTACTGA
- the LOC116256970 gene encoding uncharacterized protein LOC116256970 isoform X1, with protein MHITQTKRGVSNGGNVQRLHWKVINTVNSTNKIINGNTNGNAAKKNATIKVKFTDLYEFSVEGNLDDVNVLNEVRERVRQQGRTWWALEASKGANWYLKPQISSLSEALTVSSLKISVLADTILLKRLIRKGIPPVLRPKVWLSLSGAAKKRSMAPETYYADLIKAVTDKVTPATLQIDHDLPRTFPSHPWLDTPEGHASLRRVLVGYSFRDSDVGYCQGLNYVAALLLLVMKTEEDAFWMLATLLENVLVNDCYTDNLSGCHVEQRVFKDLLSKKCPRIATHLEAMGFDVSLVATEWFLCLFSKSLPSETTMRVWDVLFNEGVNVLFRVALAIFKMKEEELLSVNHVGDVISILHTTAHHLFDPDELLTVAFDKIGSMTTNTITKQRKKQEPAVMAELDQRLRRLNSLKKD; from the exons ATGCATATAACTCAAACAAAGAGAGGAGTATCCAATGGGGGCAATGTCCAGAGACTCCATTGGAAGGTTATCAACACCGTGAACAGCACCAATAAAATCATCAACGGAAACACCAATGGGAATGCTGCCAAGAAGAACGCCACCATCAAGGTGAAATTCACCGACCTTTACGAGTTCTCTGTAGAGGGGAACCTTGATGATGTGAATGTATTGAACGAGGTGAGGGAGCGGGTGAGGCAGCAGGGGCGTACTTGGTGGGCTTTGGAAGCTAGCAAGGGTGCCAATTGGTACCTGAAGCCGCAGATTTCTTCGCTTTCGGAAGCTCTTACCGTTTCGTCGTTGAAGATTTCCGTTCTCGCAGACACCATCTTGTTGAAGCGGTTGATCAGGAAGGGCATTCCTCCTGTTCTTAGGCCGAAGGTCTGGCTCTCTTTGTCGGGGGCGGCGAAGAAGAGGTCGATGGCGCCGGAGACCTATTATGCCGACCTCATCAAGGCTGTGACGGACAAGGTTACGCCTGCAACCCTGCAAATTGATCAC GATTTACCACGTACATTCCCATCCCATCCTTGGCTGGACACACCAGAAGGTCATGCATCTTTGAGACGTGTTCTAGTTGGTTATTCGTTTAGAGACTCTGATGTTGGATACTGTCAA GGATTAAATTATGTGGCTGCACTGCTGCTGCTTGTGATGAAGACGGAAGAAGATGCATTCTGGATGCTTGCCACCCTTCTGGAAAATGTGCTAGTGAATGATTGCTACACTGACAACTTATCTGGTTGCCATGTTGAACAAAGAGTATTCAAAGATCTGCTTTCAAAAAAATGTCCAAG AATTGCTACTCATTTGGAGGCTATGGGGTTTGATGTGTCTCTTGTTGCCACAGAATGGTTTCTGTGCCTCTTCTCGAAAAGCTTGCCATCAGAG ACAACCATGAGGGTGTGGGACGTCCTATTCAATGAGGGTGTGAATGTTTTGTTCCGTGTTGCTTTAGCTATCTTCAAG ATGAAGGAGGAGGAATTGTTGAGTGTCAATCATGTTGGAGATGTGATCAGTATTTTGCATACAACCGCTCATCATCTTTTTGATCCTGATGAACTCTTGACG GTAGCTTTTGACAAGATTGGCTCTATGACAACAAACACCATCACAAAACAGCGGAAAAAGCAGGAACCAGCAGTAATGGCAGAACTTGACCAGAGATTAAGAAGACTCAACTCCTTAAAAAAGGATTGA
- the LOC116256970 gene encoding uncharacterized protein LOC116256970 isoform X7: protein MHITQTKRGVSNGGNVQRLHWKVINTVNSTNKIINGNTNGNAAKKNATIKVKFTDLYEFSVEGNLDDVNVLNEVRERVRQQGRTWWALEASKGANWYLKPQISSLSEALTVSSLKISVLADTILLKRLIRKGIPPVLRPKVWLSLSGAAKKRSMAPETYYADLIKAVTDKVTPATLQIDHDLPRTFPSHPWLDTPEGHASLRRVLVGYSFRDSDVGYCQGLNYVAALLLLVMKTEEDAFWMLATLLENVLVNDCYTDNLSGCHVEQRVFKDLLSKKCPRIATHLEAMGFDVSLVATEWFLCLFSKSLPSETTMRVWDVLFNEGVNVLFRVALAIFKMKEEELLSVNHVGDVISILHTTAHHLFDPDELLTLLTRLAL from the exons ATGCATATAACTCAAACAAAGAGAGGAGTATCCAATGGGGGCAATGTCCAGAGACTCCATTGGAAGGTTATCAACACCGTGAACAGCACCAATAAAATCATCAACGGAAACACCAATGGGAATGCTGCCAAGAAGAACGCCACCATCAAGGTGAAATTCACCGACCTTTACGAGTTCTCTGTAGAGGGGAACCTTGATGATGTGAATGTATTGAACGAGGTGAGGGAGCGGGTGAGGCAGCAGGGGCGTACTTGGTGGGCTTTGGAAGCTAGCAAGGGTGCCAATTGGTACCTGAAGCCGCAGATTTCTTCGCTTTCGGAAGCTCTTACCGTTTCGTCGTTGAAGATTTCCGTTCTCGCAGACACCATCTTGTTGAAGCGGTTGATCAGGAAGGGCATTCCTCCTGTTCTTAGGCCGAAGGTCTGGCTCTCTTTGTCGGGGGCGGCGAAGAAGAGGTCGATGGCGCCGGAGACCTATTATGCCGACCTCATCAAGGCTGTGACGGACAAGGTTACGCCTGCAACCCTGCAAATTGATCAC GATTTACCACGTACATTCCCATCCCATCCTTGGCTGGACACACCAGAAGGTCATGCATCTTTGAGACGTGTTCTAGTTGGTTATTCGTTTAGAGACTCTGATGTTGGATACTGTCAA GGATTAAATTATGTGGCTGCACTGCTGCTGCTTGTGATGAAGACGGAAGAAGATGCATTCTGGATGCTTGCCACCCTTCTGGAAAATGTGCTAGTGAATGATTGCTACACTGACAACTTATCTGGTTGCCATGTTGAACAAAGAGTATTCAAAGATCTGCTTTCAAAAAAATGTCCAAG AATTGCTACTCATTTGGAGGCTATGGGGTTTGATGTGTCTCTTGTTGCCACAGAATGGTTTCTGTGCCTCTTCTCGAAAAGCTTGCCATCAGAG ACAACCATGAGGGTGTGGGACGTCCTATTCAATGAGGGTGTGAATGTTTTGTTCCGTGTTGCTTTAGCTATCTTCAAG ATGAAGGAGGAGGAATTGTTGAGTGTCAATCATGTTGGAGATGTGATCAGTATTTTGCATACAACCGCTCATCATCTTTTTGATCCTGATGAACTCTTGACG
- the LOC116256970 gene encoding uncharacterized protein LOC116256970 isoform X6: MHITQTKRGVSNGGNVQRLHWKVINTVNSTNKIINGNTNGNAAKKNATIKVKFTDLYEFSVEGNLDDVNVLNEVRERVRQQGRTWWALEASKGANWYLKPQISSLSEALTVSSLKISVLADTILLKRLIRKGIPPVLRPKVWLSLSGAAKKRSMAPETYYADLIKAVTDKVTPATLQIDHDLPRTFPSHPWLDTPEGHASLRRVLVGYSFRDSDVGYCQGLNYVAALLLLVMKTEEDAFWMLATLLENVLVNDCYTDNLSGCHVEQRVFKDLLSKKCPRIATHLEAMGFDVSLVATEWFLCLFSKSLPSETTMRVWDVLFNEGVNVLFRVALAIFKMKEEELLSVNHVGDVISILHTTAHHLFDPDELLTLLTRLAL; the protein is encoded by the exons ATGCATATAACTCAAACAAAGAGAGGAGTATCCAATGGGGGCAATGTCCAGAGACTCCATTGGAAGGTTATCAACACCGTGAACAGCACCAATAAAATCATCAACGGAAACACCAATGGGAATGCTGCCAAGAAGAACGCCACCATCAAGGTGAAATTCACCGACCTTTACGAGTTCTCTGTAGAGGGGAACCTTGATGATGTGAATGTATTGAACGAGGTGAGGGAGCGGGTGAGGCAGCAGGGGCGTACTTGGTGGGCTTTGGAAGCTAGCAAGGGTGCCAATTGGTACCTGAAGCCGCAGATTTCTTCGCTTTCGGAAGCTCTTACCGTTTCGTCGTTGAAGATTTCCGTTCTCGCAGACACCATCTTGTTGAAGCGGTTGATCAGGAAGGGCATTCCTCCTGTTCTTAGGCCGAAGGTCTGGCTCTCTTTGTCGGGGGCGGCGAAGAAGAGGTCGATGGCGCCGGAGACCTATTATGCCGACCTCATCAAGGCTGTGACGGACAAGGTTACGCCTGCAACCCTGCAAATTGATCAC GATTTACCACGTACATTCCCATCCCATCCTTGGCTGGACACACCAGAAGGTCATGCATCTTTGAGACGTGTTCTAGTTGGTTATTCGTTTAGAGACTCTGATGTTGGATACTGTCAA GGATTAAATTATGTGGCTGCACTGCTGCTGCTTGTGATGAAGACGGAAGAAGATGCATTCTGGATGCTTGCCACCCTTCTGGAAAATGTGCTAGTGAATGATTGCTACACTGACAACTTATCTGGTTGCCATGTTGAACAAAGAGTATTCAAAGATCTGCTTTCAAAAAAATGTCCAAG AATTGCTACTCATTTGGAGGCTATGGGGTTTGATGTGTCTCTTGTTGCCACAGAATGGTTTCTGTGCCTCTTCTCGAAAAGCTTGCCATCAGAG ACAACCATGAGGGTGTGGGACGTCCTATTCAATGAGGGTGTGAATGTTTTGTTCCGTGTTGCTTTAGCTATCTTCAAG ATGAAGGAGGAGGAATTGTTGAGTGTCAATCATGTTGGAGATGTGATCAGTATTTTGCATACAACCGCTCATCATCTTTTTGATCCTGATGAACTCTTGACG CTTTTGACAAGATTGGCTCTATGA
- the LOC116256970 gene encoding uncharacterized protein LOC116256970 isoform X4, which yields MHITQTKRGVSNGGNVQRLHWKVINTVNSTNKIINGNTNGNAAKKNATIKVKFTDLYEFSVEGNLDDVNVLNEVRERVRQQGRTWWALEASKGANWYLKPQISSLSEALTVSSLKISVLADTILLKRLIRKGIPPVLRPKVWLSLSGAAKKRSMAPETYYADLIKAVTDKVTPATLQIDHDLPRTFPSHPWLDTPEGHASLRRVLVGYSFRDSDVGYCQGLNYVAALLLLVMKTEEDAFWMLATLLENVLVNDCYTDNLSGCHVEQRVFKDLLSKKCPRIATHLEAMGFDVSLVATEWFLCLFSKSLPSEMKEEELLSVNHVGDVISILHTTAHHLFDPDELLTVAFDKIGSMTTNTITKQRKKQEPAVMAELDQRLRRLNSLKKD from the exons ATGCATATAACTCAAACAAAGAGAGGAGTATCCAATGGGGGCAATGTCCAGAGACTCCATTGGAAGGTTATCAACACCGTGAACAGCACCAATAAAATCATCAACGGAAACACCAATGGGAATGCTGCCAAGAAGAACGCCACCATCAAGGTGAAATTCACCGACCTTTACGAGTTCTCTGTAGAGGGGAACCTTGATGATGTGAATGTATTGAACGAGGTGAGGGAGCGGGTGAGGCAGCAGGGGCGTACTTGGTGGGCTTTGGAAGCTAGCAAGGGTGCCAATTGGTACCTGAAGCCGCAGATTTCTTCGCTTTCGGAAGCTCTTACCGTTTCGTCGTTGAAGATTTCCGTTCTCGCAGACACCATCTTGTTGAAGCGGTTGATCAGGAAGGGCATTCCTCCTGTTCTTAGGCCGAAGGTCTGGCTCTCTTTGTCGGGGGCGGCGAAGAAGAGGTCGATGGCGCCGGAGACCTATTATGCCGACCTCATCAAGGCTGTGACGGACAAGGTTACGCCTGCAACCCTGCAAATTGATCAC GATTTACCACGTACATTCCCATCCCATCCTTGGCTGGACACACCAGAAGGTCATGCATCTTTGAGACGTGTTCTAGTTGGTTATTCGTTTAGAGACTCTGATGTTGGATACTGTCAA GGATTAAATTATGTGGCTGCACTGCTGCTGCTTGTGATGAAGACGGAAGAAGATGCATTCTGGATGCTTGCCACCCTTCTGGAAAATGTGCTAGTGAATGATTGCTACACTGACAACTTATCTGGTTGCCATGTTGAACAAAGAGTATTCAAAGATCTGCTTTCAAAAAAATGTCCAAG AATTGCTACTCATTTGGAGGCTATGGGGTTTGATGTGTCTCTTGTTGCCACAGAATGGTTTCTGTGCCTCTTCTCGAAAAGCTTGCCATCAGAG ATGAAGGAGGAGGAATTGTTGAGTGTCAATCATGTTGGAGATGTGATCAGTATTTTGCATACAACCGCTCATCATCTTTTTGATCCTGATGAACTCTTGACG GTAGCTTTTGACAAGATTGGCTCTATGACAACAAACACCATCACAAAACAGCGGAAAAAGCAGGAACCAGCAGTAATGGCAGAACTTGACCAGAGATTAAGAAGACTCAACTCCTTAAAAAAGGATTGA